The Ranitomeya imitator isolate aRanImi1 chromosome 3, aRanImi1.pri, whole genome shotgun sequence genome has a window encoding:
- the LOC138672446 gene encoding immunoglobulin superfamily member 3-like, which translates to MERSAEPRPLHTVTHWLHWVIIVGVSWAQREVTVQQGPLYRTVGSDVTIWCKVSGYQGPSEQNFQFSIYLPTSPDREVQIVSTKDPGFSYAIYSSRVSRGDIYIERLAGDHTVLHIRQLQERDAGEYECHTPNTDPQFYGSYSAKVILRVLPDTLLVTMPHEELERTEGSSLEMTCRVSRASSQHTHLSVSWLLDPQDVILSLSRDFVQVPGKSFSERFRSGDIRLDKLSDSDYKLTIKQLRLSDQGDLFCRGSEWIQDRDGTWTQIMEKKSENTMVKVSALQGGDFQVQVQSPDTTIQIWGLLEVTCSISRYNLIGGQFRVSWLLDGAVVVTWNPSGVSNINIPYRIREEKGQISVRRQDQDTWTLRISYTTEQETGSYMCEVTEEETRRRRQSSPVSVTIQTPVFRFQNVTLSIEASELYEGDSVALFCQVSSPSPSLDMTWLTLRPSGRWEAVASLRHDGEVVVLGEYVQKQKSGYLTAQRLENGRHSLTLDSLVQGDSGSYICRLTEWSQETHDERTNRTYNSNSIHIDIRRLDSSLEVVLMSRDQQVMSGSSARLFCVVKAPYSFRDRRLSWSWDFQPDSGSFQKLVNVSGEGDVSWGAANPGLQGKAQLSIVGATSTLTIHQVQRQHHQGAYRCRVQVLSQSASVPRASAASITMSIKVQLPAARLMVDSADRTVLVTAGQDEAAVSCDIRALTPGAVLHVGWFLVSPASPSAVNIVNVTHEGLTSHQPGFPWFLSERVSLYKIILRLLRPQLLGSFYCAVRELLPESGEWLTLAERTSGVTRVMLRTSDTTLSVCKENISRAEPAGGDVLLRCSLEEVPGPAAIFSVSWYYQAAPSSYPSLLYRARWDGVTEYNEALAGRLQVGAVAQGNYSLTLSAVGQEDAGIYHCRLEEWRLQEDGWRLEASDTSGYLQLTVTAPDDWLLVNITTLTLAAPEGSSLALPCHVVSTSVPGSTFSITWWKVAAPGHQLLYNASHLGQWVHPAEDGYQYERTSEQTFQLRILRAHPPDTGIYYCRVQEWARTPRGVWYQIGEQTGGNMSVTIQTTGVGAHICSSPALLSVLLLFSGLLLILLVVLGWRFVTRWRSRAGRSPPMSVKGLWTSPVKVTGRSERPDDDDEAEQVPL; encoded by the exons ATGGAGCGGAGCGCAGAGCCTCGTCCCTTGCACACGGTCACCCACTGGCTGCACTGGGTCATCATTGTGG GTGTCTCCTGGGCTCAGCGGGAGGTGACCGTCCAGCAGGGGCCCCTGTACCGCACCGTGGGCTCCGACGTTACCATCTGGTGTAAGGTCAGTGGCTACCAGGGCCCCTCCGAGCAGAACTTCCAGTTCTCCATCTACCTGCCGACTTCCCCGGACAGGGAGGTCCAGATCGTGAGCACCAAAGACCCCGGCTTCTCCTATGCCATCTACAGCTCGCGTGTCAGCCGTGGGGACATCTACATAGAGAGGCTGGCGGGCGATCACACCGTCCTCCACATCCGCCAGCTGCAGGAACGGGACGCGGGAGAGTACGAGTGTCACACGCCCAACACCGACCCACAGTTctacggcagctacagcgccaaaGTCATCCTGAGAG TCCTTCCAGACACTCTGTTAGTCACAATGCCCCATGAAGAGCTGGAGAGGACAGAGGGTTCTTCTCTGGAGATGACCTGTAGGGTGTCTCGGGCCTCCTCTCAGCACACCCACCTCTCTGTCTCCTGGCTTCTGGACCCTCAAGATGTCATCTTGTCCTTGTCCCGGGACTTTGTTCAGGTTCCTGGAAAATCCTTCTCTgagaggttcaggtctggagatattCGCTTGGACAAGCTCAGCGACTCTGATTATAAACTGACCATCAAGCAGCTGCGGCTGTCAGACCAAGGAGATCTCTTCTGCCGAGGATCGGAGTGGATCCAGGATCGTGATGGAACATGGACACAGATAATGGAGAAGAAGTCAGAAAATACCATGGTCAAGGTTTCTGCACTGCAGG GTGGAGATTTCCAGGTTCAGGTGCAGAGTCCAGACACCACCATCCAGATCTGGGGCCTTCTGGAGGTCACCTGCTCCATCTCCAGATACAATCTCATAGGAGGCCAGTTTCGTGTCTCCTGGCTGCTGGATGGAGCTGTGGTGGTAACCTGGAACCCATCTGGTGTAAGCAACATTAATATACCGTACAGAATCCGAGAGGagaaggggcaaatatctgtgagGAGACAAGACCAGGACACTTGGACACTAAGGATCAGCTACACCACAGAACAAGAGACTGGCTCATACATGTGCGAAGTCACCGAGGAGGAGACCCGGAGGAGAAGACAATCCTCACCAGTATCTGTCACCATACAAACACCAG TTTTCCGCTTTCAGAACGTCACACTGAGCATTGAGGCTTCGGAGCTTTATGAAGGGGATTCGGTAGCGCTCTTTTGTCAGGTTTCTAGCCCCTCTCCTTCTCTAGATATGACGTGGCTCACCTTGCGTCCGTCTGGTCGGTGGGAGGCGGTAGCTTCGCTGAGACACGACGGTGAGGTGGTCGTGTTGGGTGAATATGTCCAGAAACAGAAGTCCGGTTACCTGACAGCGCAGAGATTGGAGAATGGCCGCCACTCTTTGACATTGGACAGTCTGGTGCAGGGGGACAGCGGTTCATACATCTGCCGCCTCACAGAATGGTCGCAGGAGACACATGACGAGCGGACGAACAGGACGTACAACAGTAACTCCATCCACATTGATATCCGGCGCCTCG ACTCCTCGCTGGAGGTCGTCCTCATGTCCCGGGATCAGCAGGTGATGTCCGGCTCCTCCGCTCGCCTCTTCTGCGTGGTGAAGGCTCCATACAGTTTTCGGGATCGGCGGCTCTCGTGGTCTTGGGACTTCCAGCCGGATTCCGGGTCCTTCCAGAAGCTGGTGAATGTGTCCGGGGAGGGTGACGTATCCTGGGGGGCGGCCAACCCCGGACTCCAAGGAAAAGCCCAGCTCTCCATAGTGGGGGCCACCAGCACACTGACCATACACCAGGTGCAGCGCCAGCACCACCAGGGGGCGTACCGCTGCAGGGTCCAGGTCCTGAGCCAAAGCGCCAGTGTCCCCCGCGCCTCAGCCGCCTCCATCACCATGAGCATAAAGGTCCAACTACCAG CCGCTCGTCTCATGGTGGACTCCGCTGATCGCACCGTGTTGGTGACCGCTGGTCAGGATGAGGCGGCCGTGTCCTGTGACATCAGGGCTCTGACTCCGGGCGCCGTCCTCCATGTTGGGTGGTTCCTGGTGTCGCCCGCCTCGCCCTCTGCAGTGAACATTGTGAATGTGACCCACGAGGGTCTGACCTCTCACCAGCCCGGATTTCCCTGGTTCCTGAGTGAACGCGTCTCCCTTTATAAAATCATCCTCCGCCTCCTGCGCCCGCAACTGTTGGGGTCCTTCTACTGCGCGGTGCGCGAGCTGCTGCCGGAGAGCGGAGAGTGGCTCACCCTGGCGGAGCGGACGTCCGGGGTCACACGAGTGATGCTCCGCACCTCAG ATACAACGTTGAGCGTCTGTAAGGAGAACATTAGCCGCGCGGAGCCTGCGGGGGGCGACGTGCTGCTGCGCTGCTCCTTGGAGGAGGTTCCTGGCCCTGCCGCCATCTTTTCGGTGTCCTGGTACTACCAGGCTGCGCCGTCCTCGTACCCCAGCCTCCTGTATAGGGCCCGGTGGGACGGGGTCACTgagtataatgaggccctggcggGGCGGCTGCAGGTGGGGGCCGTGGCACAAGGGAATTACAGCTTAACCCTGAGTGCTGTGGGGCAGGAGGATGCTGGGATCTATCACTGCCGGCTGGAGGAGTGGAGGCTGCAGGAGGATGGCTGGAGGCTGGAGGCATCGGATACCTCCGGGTACCTGCAGCTCACGGTGACTGCCCCAG atGATTGGCTGCTCGTGAACATCACCACATTAACCCTTGCGGCCCCAGAAGGGTCCAGCCTGGCCCTGCCCTGTCATGTGGTGTCCACGTCTGTCCCCGGCTCCACCTTCTCCATCACCTGGTGGAAGGTCGCGGCCCCCGGGCACCAGCTGCTGTACAATGCCAGTCACCTGGGCCAGTGGGTGCACCCTGCTGAGGACGGCTACCAGTATGAGCGGACATCAGAGCAGACGTTCCAGCTGAGGATCCTCCGCGCACACCCGCCAGACACCGGGATCTACTACTGCAGGGTCCAGGAGTGGGCGAGGACGCCCCGCGGGGTCTGGTACCAGATAGGAGAGCAGACCGGGGGGAACATGTCCGTCACCATCCAGACAACAG GGGTCGGCGCTCACATCTGCTCCTCTCCGGCGCTCCTCTCCGTCTTGTTGCTCTTCTCGGGGCTTCTTCTGATCTTGCTCGTGGTTCTCGGGTGGAGATTTGTGACCCGATGGAGGAGTAGGGCCGGGCGTTCGCCCCCGATGAGTGTGAAGGGTTTGTGGACTTCTCCGGTGAAGGTGACTGGGCGGTCGGAGAGGCCTGACGATGATGATGAGGCAGAGCAGGTCCCGCTGTGA